Part of the uncultured Anaeromusa sp. genome is shown below.
GATGGTGACTGCCAATGTGCTGCACAGCATTCCCCGGCCGCTTTTAGACCGTATGGAGGTCATTCATCTGGCCGGGTATACAGAAGAGGAAAAACTGGAAATTGCCAAGCAGTACCTTTTGTCGAAACAGCTGAAGGAAAATGGGTTGAAGCCCAGTAAACTGAATGTGCCGGAGAAGGTATTGGTGCGCTTGATTCGGGAATACACTCGTGAAGCCGGTGTACGTGGCCTGGAACGGACCATTGCCACCCTATGCCGCAAGGCAGCGAGGCAGATTGTGCAAAACAGGAAAAAAAGCATCCGGGTGACGGAGAAAAATTTGGAAACCTATATGGGGATTCCACGCTTCCGTCAATCGCCAGCAGAGAAGAAGAATCAAATCGGCGTCAGTACCGGCTTGGCTTGGACGGAAGTAGGCGGTGATGTACTGCCTGTAGAGGTTTCTGTGCTTAACGGCAAAGGCGCTTTGCTGTTAACCGGTAAATTGGGCGAGGTCATGCGGGAATCGGCTCAGGCTGGCGTCAGCTACATTCGCTCTAGGGTCGAGGAACTTGGTATTGACGAAGAGTTTCATGCCAAAAAAGACTTGCATATTCATTTGCCAGAGGGCGCCATTCCCAAAGATGGTCCTTCGGCAGGAATCACCATGGCTACCGCTGTGATCTCGGCTTTGACAGGACGTGCGGTGAGGGGCGACTTGGCGATGACTGGCGAGATTACGCTGCGGGGACGGGTGCTGCCTGTAGGAGGCGTTAAGGAAAAGGTTCTGGCAGCTCATCGTTTGGGCATTCGCACAATTATTCTTCCTAAAGAAAATCGTCGTGATTTAGAAGACATTCCGGCGGACATCCGCAAGGAGCTTCGTTTTGTAGAAGTAGAACACATGGATGAAGTGTTGAAAGAGGCATTGGTGAAATAGGAATGAGTTCAGAAAAAGAACGGTTGGACATTATACAGGCGCAGTATGTCGCTTCGGCGGTTCGGCGCGACCAGTTTCCCGAAGAGGCGCTGCCGGAGGTGGCTTTTATTGGTCGCTCTAATGTCGGTAAGTCATCGTTAATTAATTCGTTGTGCCGCCATCGCGGCTTAGCCAGGACTAGCGGTACACCGGGAAAAACGCAAACTATTAATTTCTTTAAAGTGCTTATGAGGGAAGGGGAGGAGCGCCTCCCCTTCCATTTGGTGGACTTGCCTGGCTATGGCTATGCAAAAACGGGTCAGGAAAAACGTAAAATCTGGAGTCGCTTTATTGCAGACTATTTTACGCAGTCGCCCTATTTGCGCTTGGTTTGCCTATTAGTTGATATTCGTCATGCCCCGATGCCCAGCGACATAGAAATGTTTCGACGCTTGGCGGACAAGGGACTGCCGTTACAGCTGATTTTAACGAAGGCAGACAAGATTAGCAAGAATCAGGTGGCCTCTGCGGTAGCAAATGCGAGAAAATCATTGCAAACGCAAGGAATAGCCGAAGTGATGGCTTATTCGGCGCAAAATGGTCAAGGTCGGCAAGAATTGCTTGACTTAATTAAGCTTATTTTGTAAAATAAAACACATGAAAAATAGATTTCAAAGATGACTTATATATTTGCATATTGGTCTGGTTTTGAAATTGAATGGAGAAGACATGCTGACAGAGTTTGATAAAAAGCTGTTGAATATTCTTCAGACCGACCTGCCTTTGGCAAGCCGGCCTTTTCAAGTCTTGGCGGAGCGGTTGCAATGCCAGGAACAGACGGTACTGGAGCGATTGCTCTATCTGAAGACCCACGGTTATCTGCGACGCGTAGGCGCGTTTTTTGACTCCCGCCAATTGGGGTATGTTAGTACGCTGGTGGCGGTTAAAGTACAGCCGGTGCAAATGGATGCAGTAGCCAGGGCCATCAATGCCTATGCAGGCGTAACGCACAATTATGAGCGCGAAGGGGAATACAACCTCTGGTTTGCACTTATTTCTCCGAGCTTAGCGGAGGAAACTCGTATTTTGGAAGCAATTCGCGCCTTGGCCGGTGTAGAAGAAGTACTGAGCCTGCCGGCTACGGAAAAATATAAAGTAAGCGTGCAATTTACGTTGTAAGGTGGAGGAAGCCCGCAAATGGATCTAATTGATCGAAAAATTGTCATAGCCATGCAGGATGAATTTCCTCTTGTGCCGGAGCCTTATCGAGAATTGGCGGGGCGGATTGGTATTTCCGAAGAAGAACTGCTAACGCGTCTGCAAAAGCAGAAGCAAAGAGGCTGTATTCGTAAAATGGGCGCCGTGCTTCGGCACCGCGAAGTTGGTTATACGGCCAATGCGCTTTGCGCCTGGATTGTTGAAGAAGAGCGCTTGGCTCAAGTAGGGAGTATCATGGCGGCGCACCCGGCAGTAACACACTGTTACGCCAGGAAGAACGCACCGCAATGGCCTTATAATTTCTACGTCATGCTTCATTCCCAATCGCGGGAAGCATGTTGCGCCTTAGCGGCGGAACTTGCAGAGCAGGCAGAGGAAAGAAACTATACGATGCTCTTTAGCACACGTGAATGGAAAAAGACCAGCATGCGTTATTTCGCCGAACACGAATCAGTTTAAGAGCAAGGTGCCTGCTTCCCCGAAGGAAGAGGACTTTCTAAAGGGAGCAGGCTTTATTCTTACTCTTTTTTTACATTAAATTTTCTTAAAATAGTGCATTTTTCGTCTTAATTACTAGATATACAGTTTTTTCTGTAATGCAAGGTATCAGGCTTTCGCTCGCAAGCAAATTGCGACATTGAAACCGCATTAGCAGGCTCAATGTGCGAAAGATGAGATACAACTTGGAGTGGGAATTTTTTACGGGAGGTGATGAAGACCCTATGCGTGCGCCGTACAGCTCCTTTCCTCGGGGCAACTTCTTTCCAGCTGACGGTGCAGGAAGCAAAGCGGTAACACAATTTTTCCTAAAAGACGAAGCTTTTTTACAACATTATCTGTTTAGAGAAAGGAAGTTGACTACACATGACATGGACCCAAATGTATGATCCCATGGGCAGTTTGGCATTATCCTCGTTAGTAGCTGCTATTCCGATGATTATTATTTTCTACATGCTGGCGATTCGTCGTACTCCTGGTCACATCGCTGGCGCCGTTGCTGTAACTTCGGCGGTGTTGATTGCGATTCTC
Proteins encoded:
- the yihA gene encoding ribosome biogenesis GTP-binding protein YihA/YsxC, coding for MSSEKERLDIIQAQYVASAVRRDQFPEEALPEVAFIGRSNVGKSSLINSLCRHRGLARTSGTPGKTQTINFFKVLMREGEERLPFHLVDLPGYGYAKTGQEKRKIWSRFIADYFTQSPYLRLVCLLVDIRHAPMPSDIEMFRRLADKGLPLQLILTKADKISKNQVASAVANARKSLQTQGIAEVMAYSAQNGQGRQELLDLIKLIL
- a CDS encoding AsnC family transcriptional regulator, which codes for MLTEFDKKLLNILQTDLPLASRPFQVLAERLQCQEQTVLERLLYLKTHGYLRRVGAFFDSRQLGYVSTLVAVKVQPVQMDAVARAINAYAGVTHNYEREGEYNLWFALISPSLAEETRILEAIRALAGVEEVLSLPATEKYKVSVQFTL
- a CDS encoding AsnC family transcriptional regulator; the protein is MDLIDRKIVIAMQDEFPLVPEPYRELAGRIGISEEELLTRLQKQKQRGCIRKMGAVLRHREVGYTANALCAWIVEEERLAQVGSIMAAHPAVTHCYARKNAPQWPYNFYVMLHSQSREACCALAAELAEQAEERNYTMLFSTREWKKTSMRYFAEHESV